Below is a genomic region from Cellulomonas sp. P24.
CGCTGCAGATCACCAGGGTCCACCACGTGCCGGTGATCACTCGGCGCGGGCTCACGGGCCGCACGTACAGGTAGCGCAGCGTGCCCCAGTCGTGGTCCGCGCCGCCCAGGGTGCTGCCGATGACGGCAACGACCAGGCCGAACAGCACGGGATCCATGAAGTTCAGGCCGGACTCGGCGAAGTTCAGCGCCGAGAGGGTCTCGTCCCCGTGCCCGCCGTGGGTGACCACGGCCAGGACGGGGATCCCGATCAGGACGCCGAGCAGCACCAGGCTGCGCACGCGCAGCAGCTGGGTGGCGATCTCAACGCGCAGCATCGGTCTCTCCCACCAGCTCGAGGAACGTCTCTTCGAGGCTTCGTCTCGAGCGCACGGCCTCGACGCCCACCCCTGCAGCGACGAGCACCTGGTTGAGCTCCTGGGGGGTGTGTCCCGGGGCGGTGACGGAGAGGCGATCGCCTCGTCGCGAAACGGACTCCACGCCCGGCACCGTGCGAAGGGCCGTCTCCGCGCCAGCGAGGTCATCGACCGCGAACTCGTAGGAGCCGTCGCCCAGCAGGTCCTGCAGCCGTCCTCGGGCGAGCACGGTTCCCTTGGTCATGACGACCGCGTGCGTGGCGAGCAGCTCGATCTCGGCCAGGAGATGGCTGGAGATCAGGACGGCGGCGCCGCGCTCGGCGAGTCGGCGGAGGTGCTCGCGCAGCGCACGCACCTCGCCGGGATCGAGTCCGTTGGCGGGCTCGTCCAGGATGAGGAGCTCGGGAGCTCCCATGAGTGCCTGAGCCAGCATCAGCCGCTGGCGCATGCCCATCGAGTAGCTCCTGACCTTGGCGTCCAGCGCTCGGTCGAGGCCGGCCAGGTCGAGGCTCTCCCTCAGTGCCGGCGGAGGCCACGTGCGTCCTCCCGCGGTCCAGAACAGCTCCAGGTTGCGCCGTCCGGTCAGGTGCGGGACGAACCCGGGTCCGTCGATCGCCACTCCGACCCGAGCGAGGACGCCCGCGGCGAGTCGGCTCTGTTCTCCCAGCAGACGGGCCGTTCCACGCTCTGGCCGCGAGAGGCCGACCAGGACCCGCATCGTGGTGGTCTTCCCTGCCCCGTTGGGACCGAGCAGGCCGCAGATCTGCCCGCGTTCCACCTCGAAGGTGACTCCATCGATGGCGCGCCGGCGACCGTAGCTCTTGGTGAGCCCGTGGGCCGCGACGACAGTCGCATCAACCATGGCGTACTCCTCTTCCGGGCATAGGGGTGCGAGCGTCGGCCG
It encodes:
- a CDS encoding ABC transporter ATP-binding protein, with the translated sequence MVDATVVAAHGLTKSYGRRRAIDGVTFEVERGQICGLLGPNGAGKTTTMRVLVGLSRPERGTARLLGEQSRLAAGVLARVGVAIDGPGFVPHLTGRRNLELFWTAGGRTWPPPALRESLDLAGLDRALDAKVRSYSMGMRQRLMLAQALMGAPELLILDEPANGLDPGEVRALREHLRRLAERGAAVLISSHLLAEIELLATHAVVMTKGTVLARGRLQDLLGDGSYEFAVDDLAGAETALRTVPGVESVSRRGDRLSVTAPGHTPQELNQVLVAAGVGVEAVRSRRSLEETFLELVGETDAAR